A section of the Pedobacter sp. HDW13 genome encodes:
- a CDS encoding DUF1800 family protein, protein MSAKDNFSKVKHLYNRAGFGISYTDLQKLSKKNLEKTVDRLIETSQKDDPIALVNDFESKRQLLAQAGLYAKKDLTDEEKKMRQQIVREQNEVSRDLNIAFLTKMINTEAPLREKMTLFWHGHFACRSNNPFFAQQLNNIQRANALGSFKTLLVEVSKAPAMLQYLNNQQNRKGKPNENFARELMELFTLGRGNYTEQDIKESARSFTGWMYDKDGSFIFRKNLHDDGTKTFFGKIGNFEGENIIDIILEKPETAQFIAQKVYKFFVNDYPNDAHIKELATHFYHSKYDIGAMMKKMFTSDWFYAPENVGTKIKSPAEFLVGLSREFYVTYNKPQVLIQLQSSLGQYLFNPPNVAGWPGGQSWIDSSSLMLRMRIPSLVLNDGEIDFSGKADPEDEAVIALSRTATSNANANNKPKSYVNANADWPKFLDTLPKGLTPLELTEFLLQPKLNTKITSMVSDNKGLRSTAVEITSMPEYQLC, encoded by the coding sequence ATGAGCGCAAAAGATAATTTCTCCAAAGTTAAACATCTTTATAACCGTGCCGGATTCGGGATTTCATATACCGACTTACAAAAATTAAGCAAGAAAAATCTCGAAAAAACTGTTGATCGTTTGATCGAGACTTCACAGAAAGACGACCCAATAGCTTTAGTTAATGATTTCGAATCGAAACGGCAACTATTGGCACAGGCAGGATTGTACGCTAAAAAAGACCTTACCGACGAGGAAAAGAAAATGCGTCAGCAAATCGTTCGCGAGCAAAATGAGGTAAGCCGTGATCTTAATATTGCCTTTTTAACCAAAATGATTAATACAGAGGCACCATTACGAGAAAAGATGACCCTTTTTTGGCATGGGCATTTTGCCTGCCGCAGCAACAATCCTTTCTTTGCACAACAGTTAAATAATATTCAAAGGGCAAATGCCTTAGGTAGCTTTAAAACGCTTTTGGTCGAAGTATCGAAAGCACCGGCTATGTTGCAATACTTAAACAACCAGCAAAACCGGAAAGGTAAACCTAATGAAAACTTTGCACGCGAGTTGATGGAGCTTTTTACCCTGGGCAGAGGCAATTACACTGAGCAGGATATTAAAGAATCGGCTCGTTCGTTTACCGGCTGGATGTACGATAAGGATGGTTCTTTCATTTTCCGTAAGAACCTGCACGACGATGGCACCAAAACTTTCTTTGGTAAAATTGGCAACTTTGAAGGCGAAAACATTATCGATATTATTTTAGAAAAGCCCGAAACAGCACAATTTATAGCGCAGAAAGTATATAAGTTCTTTGTAAATGATTATCCTAATGATGCACACATTAAAGAACTGGCTACACATTTTTACCATTCGAAATACGACATAGGCGCCATGATGAAAAAGATGTTCACCTCCGATTGGTTTTACGCACCGGAAAATGTGGGCACAAAAATCAAATCGCCGGCCGAATTTTTAGTAGGCTTAAGTCGCGAGTTTTATGTTACCTACAACAAACCACAGGTGCTCATTCAGCTGCAAAGCAGCTTAGGTCAATATTTATTTAATCCACCCAACGTGGCAGGCTGGCCAGGCGGGCAAAGCTGGATCGACAGTTCCTCATTAATGCTCAGAATGCGCATTCCATCACTGGTTTTGAACGATGGGGAAATTGATTTTAGCGGTAAGGCCGATCCTGAAGATGAAGCTGTAATTGCATTGAGCAGAACGGCAACCAGTAACGCAAATGCCAATAACAAACCAAAATCGTATGTAAACGCAAATGCCGACTGGCCCAAATTTTTAGATACGCTGCCCAAAGGCTTAACACCGCTGGAACTTACCGAATTTCTGTTGCAGCCTAAATTAAACACCAAAATAACCTCAATGGTGAGCGATAATAAAGGTTTGCGGAGTACCGCAGTCGAAATTACCAGCATGCCCGAATATCAACTTTGTTAA
- the aat gene encoding leucyl/phenylalanyl-tRNA--protein transferase, protein MFFQLLADDPAFPDPALAEEDGLLAIGGDLSMERLLIAYSNGIFPWFSEGEPILWYSPHERCVIYPDRIKISKSMKQVLKQGIFKVTLNQAFEEVILNCATTVRKGQDGTWITTEMQQAYLNLHQKGYAHSVEVWQNDKLVGGLYGLKVNRVFCGESMFSHVSNASKTALIFLSEHNVDLIDCQLPNDHLMTLGAEMISRERYMEMLQANEF, encoded by the coding sequence ATGTTTTTTCAATTGTTAGCTGATGATCCTGCTTTTCCCGATCCTGCCCTGGCAGAAGAAGATGGTTTATTGGCTATTGGCGGCGATTTAAGCATGGAAAGGCTGTTAATTGCCTATTCAAACGGCATTTTTCCCTGGTTTAGCGAAGGTGAGCCTATTTTATGGTATTCGCCACACGAGCGCTGTGTAATTTACCCAGATCGGATTAAGATCAGTAAAAGCATGAAGCAGGTTTTGAAGCAAGGAATATTTAAGGTAACGCTTAACCAGGCTTTTGAAGAAGTGATATTAAACTGTGCTACTACTGTAAGGAAAGGGCAGGACGGCACGTGGATTACGACAGAAATGCAGCAGGCCTACCTCAATCTGCATCAAAAAGGTTATGCACACAGTGTAGAGGTTTGGCAGAATGATAAACTGGTTGGTGGTTTATACGGCTTAAAGGTAAACCGGGTTTTTTGTGGCGAAAGCATGTTTAGCCACGTAAGCAATGCTTCAAAAACGGCGTTAATTTTTTTAAGTGAACATAATGTAGACCTGATTGATTGCCAGCTGCCTAACGATCATTTAATGACCCTTGGTGCTGAAATGATCAGTCGTGAAAGGTATATGGAAATGCTTCAGGCGAATGAATTTTAG
- a CDS encoding TMEM175 family protein, translating to MNKGRLEAFSDGVIAIIITIMVLEIKVPENGETLDSLKPLIPKFISYVLSFIYVGIYWNNHHHLMHTVKKVSGPMLWANLNFLFWLSLFPVAAGWMGEHHFALWPVIIYGAVLLLAAISYTLLVIVIKRTEGQHSLVVHAIGNDAKGKISLLFYIAGVGLSFINPWIGVAMYFIVACIWFIPDSRIENAMREQNLIDSNNQN from the coding sequence ATGAACAAAGGCAGACTAGAGGCATTTAGCGATGGTGTTATCGCCATTATCATCACCATTATGGTTTTAGAAATTAAAGTTCCCGAAAATGGCGAAACTTTAGATAGTTTAAAACCGCTGATCCCTAAATTTATCAGCTATGTTTTAAGCTTTATTTATGTGGGCATTTATTGGAACAATCATCACCATTTAATGCACACAGTAAAAAAAGTAAGTGGGCCAATGTTGTGGGCCAATCTGAATTTCTTATTCTGGCTATCCTTATTTCCGGTTGCTGCTGGTTGGATGGGTGAGCATCACTTTGCCCTTTGGCCGGTTATTATATATGGGGCAGTGCTTCTTCTGGCAGCTATTTCTTATACCCTATTGGTTATTGTAATCAAAAGAACCGAAGGCCAGCATTCGTTGGTGGTACACGCCATTGGTAACGATGCCAAAGGAAAAATATCGTTGCTTTTTTACATTGCAGGGGTTGGATTAAGTTTTATAAACCCATGGATCGGCGTTGCAATGTACTTCATAGTGGCGTGTATCTGGTTTATACCCGACAGTAGGATTGAAAATGCCATGCGTGAGCAAAATTTAATAGACAGCAATAATCAGAACTAA
- a CDS encoding DUF1080 domain-containing protein, translating to MNKYTLLFIPVLFAGQAMAQDKKPDPAKDPKTTEVWEPVPKVVTAGKLPQDAPSDAIILFNGRNLDAWHSVKDPSKPAAWTIDDGFFTVKKGTGNIETNKKFTDYQLHMEWKIPANISGEGQARGNSGVFLASTGGGDDGYEIQIMDAYNNKTYVNGQTGSVYKQGIPLANANKKPGEWQYYDIIWNAPRFNEDGTLQKPASVTLFLNGVLLQNGFVLKGETRYIGAPQYKKHGPASIKLQDHGDPSPAISFRNIWVREL from the coding sequence ATGAACAAATACACACTATTATTTATTCCTGTTTTATTTGCAGGGCAAGCTATGGCACAAGATAAAAAACCAGATCCGGCCAAAGACCCTAAAACAACCGAGGTTTGGGAACCAGTTCCTAAAGTTGTTACTGCAGGTAAATTGCCACAAGATGCCCCATCAGATGCTATTATTTTATTCAACGGCCGTAATCTTGATGCCTGGCACTCGGTAAAAGATCCGTCTAAACCTGCTGCATGGACCATCGATGATGGTTTCTTCACAGTTAAAAAAGGAACCGGCAATATCGAAACCAATAAAAAATTTACCGATTACCAGTTGCACATGGAATGGAAAATTCCGGCTAATATTTCGGGAGAAGGACAGGCACGTGGAAACAGCGGTGTGTTTTTAGCTTCAACAGGCGGTGGCGATGATGGATACGAAATCCAGATTATGGATGCCTACAACAATAAAACCTATGTTAACGGACAAACGGGAAGCGTTTACAAACAGGGTATCCCTTTGGCCAACGCCAACAAAAAACCAGGCGAATGGCAATATTACGATATCATTTGGAATGCGCCACGTTTTAATGAAGACGGAACCTTACAAAAACCAGCAAGCGTTACCTTGTTCTTGAATGGCGTGCTATTGCAAAACGGCTTTGTATTAAAAGGCGAAACCCGTTATATTGGTGCGCCACAATATAAAAAACATGGCCCTGCTTCAATTAAACTGCAAGATCATGGCGACCCAAGTCCTGCAATCAGTTTCAGAAACATTTGGGTTAGAGAATTATAA
- a CDS encoding DUF2892 domain-containing protein, producing MTNQDFNTAITNVKEAWKYPELFQNVSKSERWLSGATGAYLLFKGITSVFTHPVIGLTGAAIGAGLLYRGITGYCPMRDLAEQRKEDIAPDEITISETYVVDDLG from the coding sequence ATGACAAATCAAGATTTCAACACGGCCATTACCAATGTAAAAGAAGCCTGGAAATATCCCGAACTATTTCAGAACGTGTCCAAATCAGAACGTTGGTTATCAGGAGCAACGGGCGCTTACCTCCTCTTTAAAGGCATAACCAGTGTTTTTACCCATCCTGTAATCGGATTAACAGGCGCTGCAATTGGCGCAGGGCTATTATATCGTGGCATTACAGGTTATTGCCCAATGCGCGATTTAGCAGAACAGCGAAAAGAAGATATAGCGCCAGATGAAATTACCATCAGCGAAACCTATGTTGTAGATGACCTGGGGTAA